The proteins below come from a single Deltaproteobacteria bacterium genomic window:
- the purS gene encoding phosphoribosylformylglycinamidine synthase subunit PurS, translating into MKAKVTVTLKKGVLDPQGKAVAHALHSMGYKGVEDVRQGKFFEVSLRGATRSEAEKQIKEMGQKLLANTVIEDFQFEINE; encoded by the coding sequence ATGAAAGCCAAGGTCACCGTCACTTTGAAGAAAGGGGTTCTCGATCCGCAAGGGAAGGCGGTGGCGCATGCGTTGCACAGCATGGGCTACAAGGGGGTAGAGGATGTCCGGCAGGGAAAATTTTTCGAGGTGTCTCTTCGCGGGGCCACCCGGTCCGAAGCCGAAAAACAGATCAAAGAAATGGGGCAAAAGTTGCTGGCCAATACCGTCATCGAGGATTTTCAATTCGAGATCAATGAGTAA
- the prfB gene encoding peptide chain release factor 2 (programmed frameshift): MSKELREKLNALKEQMDLLGRSLDIEKKKSRLKELEIITFQDTFWNDPKKAKEVLREVHGLKAQVISWNRTAEAISDSAVLLDLAVEAGDASALKEAEEGIASASKAYAGLEFQKMLSGPQDGDDAFLQINAGAGGTESCDWASILLRMYLRFCERKGYKTQIIDFTEGDGAGYRSVTVAVTGDYAYGCLKAEIGVHRLVRISPFDANKRRHTSFASVFVYPDIEEEIDIEVNDADLRVDTYRAGGAGGQKVNKTDSAVRMTHIPTGIVVQCQNERSQHQNRAMAMKMLRARLFEREMEKKRAEREKVEADKKDIAWGSQIRSYVLHPYQMVKDHRTNHETGNSQSVLDGELDEFIRQYLLTARV, encoded by the exons ATGTCTAAAGAGTTGAGGGAAAAATTGAATGCGTTGAAAGAGCAGATGGATCTGCTCGGGAGGTCTCTT GACATCGAAAAAAAGAAATCCCGCCTGAAAGAGCTGGAAATCATCACCTTCCAAGACACCTTTTGGAACGATCCTAAAAAGGCCAAAGAAGTTTTAAGGGAAGTCCACGGCCTTAAGGCGCAGGTGATCTCTTGGAACCGGACGGCAGAGGCGATCTCGGATAGCGCGGTCCTGCTTGATCTGGCCGTGGAGGCCGGAGACGCATCAGCTCTGAAAGAGGCAGAGGAGGGAATCGCCTCGGCCTCAAAGGCTTATGCCGGCCTGGAATTTCAAAAGATGCTTTCGGGCCCGCAAGATGGGGACGACGCCTTTTTGCAGATCAACGCCGGCGCCGGCGGGACCGAGTCATGTGACTGGGCCTCCATTCTCCTCCGGATGTACCTCCGTTTTTGCGAGCGCAAGGGCTACAAGACGCAGATCATCGATTTTACCGAGGGGGACGGCGCCGGGTATCGCTCTGTCACGGTGGCCGTGACCGGAGACTATGCCTACGGGTGTCTGAAGGCGGAAATCGGCGTCCACCGCCTGGTCCGCATCTCTCCGTTCGACGCCAACAAACGCCGACACACCTCGTTTGCCTCGGTTTTTGTCTATCCCGACATCGAGGAGGAAATCGACATCGAGGTCAACGATGCCGATCTCCGCGTCGACACCTACCGCGCCGGCGGTGCGGGGGGCCAAAAGGTCAACAAAACAGACTCGGCGGTCCGGATGACGCATATTCCCACCGGCATCGTCGTGCAGTGCCAAAACGAGCGTTCGCAACACCAAAACCGGGCGATGGCGATGAAGATGCTCCGGGCACGCCTCTTTGAACGGGAGATGGAAAAAAAGAGGGCCGAACGGGAAAAGGTTGAGGCGGACAAAAAGGACATCGCCTGGGGCTCGCAGATCCGCTCGTACGTTTTACACCCCTACCAGATGGTGAAGGATCATCGGACGAATCACGAGACCGGGAATTCCCAGTCGGTGCTAGACGGGGAGTTGGATGAGTTTATCAGGCAGTATTTGCTCACGGCGAGAGTCTAG
- the purL gene encoding phosphoribosylformylglycinamidine synthase subunit PurL, which produces MTYSPEILKQHNLTGEEYSSILKILGREPNLVELGIFSVMWSEHCSYKSSRKFLKNFPTTGPRVIQGPGENAGVVDIGDGLALVFKMESHNHPSFIEPYQGAATGVGGILRDVFTMGARPIAVLDSLRFGAIEHPKTSYLVGGVVAGIAGYGNCMGIPTVGGDVSFDECYNGNILVNAMTVGLVRADRIFKGSASGPGNLVIYVGSKTGRDGIHGATMASDSFDESSGQKRPTVQVGDPFTEKLLLEACLELMAKDAIVGIQDMGAAGLTSSSFEMASRAGTGLSIDLDKVPLREEGMTPYEIMLSESQERMLLVCKPGAEKIVKEIFDKWDLDSSVIGRVAADGICRARFKGEEVVSLPVSPLAHGAPVYDRPRKRPENQDRLNRLDLAEIPEPQNLTDVFQKLISHPTLASKKWVYRQYDHQVMTDTVVGPGSDSAILRIKGTKKGIAVTSNCNARHCYLNPFAGAAMAVAESGRNLVCSGAEPLAVTDCLNFGNPENAEIMGQFEEATKGISEACRELGTPVVSGNVSFYNETIIFGGNAAPSASGGSGPHPPEPLSLEPAKPDSRSHKAVAIYPTPMIGMVGLLENIDNRLGSFFAREGDAILLLGDLESGLDGSEYLKIIHGKTAGKPQINLKREKNLWKAILEANAQRLLSSAHDLSEGGLALALAECCFGPTVGNAPSVGVQIVLKSGHRPDLLLFGESPSRVIVSAGPSDAPAIQKLAERHGVPRLSLGTVGGKRFSIGSERERWIDLDLDTVRQWWEKGFAEGLGFSD; this is translated from the coding sequence ATGACCTATTCTCCGGAAATTCTGAAACAGCACAATCTAACAGGCGAGGAATATTCCTCCATTCTGAAAATCCTGGGCCGCGAGCCGAATCTTGTCGAGCTGGGGATTTTTTCGGTCATGTGGTCCGAGCACTGCAGTTACAAAAGCTCGCGAAAATTCCTCAAAAATTTTCCGACCACGGGGCCGCGGGTGATTCAGGGGCCGGGGGAAAACGCCGGTGTCGTCGATATCGGCGACGGACTGGCGCTGGTTTTCAAAATGGAATCGCATAATCACCCCTCATTCATCGAGCCGTATCAGGGGGCGGCCACCGGCGTCGGCGGAATTTTGCGCGATGTCTTTACCATGGGGGCGCGGCCGATCGCCGTTCTCGATTCGCTCCGTTTCGGCGCCATTGAACATCCAAAAACCTCCTATCTTGTCGGCGGTGTCGTCGCAGGCATTGCCGGTTATGGGAACTGCATGGGGATTCCCACCGTCGGCGGCGATGTCTCTTTCGACGAATGTTACAACGGCAATATTCTGGTGAACGCCATGACGGTCGGCCTTGTCCGTGCCGACAGAATTTTCAAAGGGAGCGCCTCCGGGCCGGGGAATCTGGTCATCTATGTCGGCTCTAAAACCGGCCGCGATGGAATACATGGAGCCACCATGGCCTCCGACAGTTTTGACGAGTCTTCCGGGCAAAAGCGCCCGACGGTTCAGGTGGGTGATCCCTTCACCGAAAAACTCCTCCTTGAGGCCTGTCTGGAACTGATGGCGAAGGATGCGATTGTCGGGATTCAGGACATGGGAGCGGCGGGACTGACCTCTTCGTCTTTTGAGATGGCCTCGCGCGCCGGGACCGGCCTTTCAATCGATCTCGACAAAGTTCCGCTCCGCGAAGAGGGGATGACCCCTTACGAAATCATGCTGTCGGAATCGCAGGAACGGATGTTGCTTGTCTGCAAACCGGGGGCCGAAAAAATTGTCAAAGAAATATTCGACAAGTGGGACCTCGACTCGAGCGTCATCGGCCGTGTCGCCGCCGACGGAATCTGCCGGGCCCGGTTCAAGGGAGAAGAGGTTGTCTCTCTTCCCGTTTCCCCTCTGGCCCATGGGGCGCCGGTCTACGATCGTCCGAGAAAGCGGCCTGAGAATCAGGATCGGCTCAACCGACTCGATCTTGCCGAAATTCCGGAACCGCAAAACTTAACCGATGTCTTTCAAAAACTGATTTCTCATCCGACACTCGCCTCCAAAAAATGGGTCTATCGCCAGTACGATCATCAGGTGATGACCGACACGGTTGTCGGCCCCGGCTCGGATTCGGCCATTTTGCGCATCAAAGGAACAAAAAAGGGGATTGCGGTCACTTCCAACTGCAATGCGCGACACTGTTATCTCAATCCCTTCGCGGGTGCCGCAATGGCGGTGGCCGAAAGCGGGAGAAACCTCGTCTGTTCCGGGGCAGAGCCGCTGGCGGTGACCGATTGCCTCAATTTCGGGAATCCCGAAAACGCGGAAATTATGGGACAGTTCGAGGAGGCAACGAAGGGCATTTCGGAGGCCTGCCGGGAACTGGGAACGCCAGTTGTGAGCGGGAATGTCAGTTTCTACAATGAGACTATTATATTCGGGGGGAACGCTGCCCCTTCCGCCTCCGGCGGAAGCGGGCCCCATCCCCCCGAACCCCTTTCGCTCGAACCGGCAAAGCCGGATTCTCGCTCACACAAAGCAGTAGCCATCTATCCGACACCGATGATCGGGATGGTGGGGCTTTTGGAAAATATCGACAACCGTCTCGGATCGTTTTTTGCGCGGGAAGGGGACGCGATTCTCCTTTTGGGCGATCTGGAAAGCGGCCTTGACGGTTCGGAATATCTCAAAATCATCCATGGAAAAACGGCCGGAAAACCACAGATTAATTTGAAACGCGAAAAGAATCTGTGGAAGGCGATCCTTGAGGCCAATGCCCAAAGGCTTTTGTCTTCCGCCCACGACCTCTCGGAAGGGGGATTGGCGTTGGCGCTGGCGGAGTGCTGTTTTGGACCGACGGTGGGCAATGCCCCTTCCGTTGGGGTTCAAATTGTGCTTAAATCAGGCCATCGCCCCGATCTTCTTTTATTCGGCGAATCCCCGTCGCGGGTGATTGTTTCGGCTGGTCCATCAGACGCGCCGGCCATCCAAAAACTGGCGGAACGCCATGGAGTTCCACGGCTGTCTCTGGGGACGGTGGGGGGAAAAAGGTTTTCCATCGGATCGGAAAGAGAGCGGTGGATTGATCTTGATCTTGATACGGTGAGACAATGGTGGGAGAAGGGGTTTGCGGAGGGTCTAGGGTTTAGCGACTAG
- the lnt gene encoding apolipoprotein N-acyltransferase — MAIGAIIITGLLGIVIYPTVIFGWHAPEFGYLAWIYLIPLFIALFSLKGTKRFFGSFVSALIFYLGSLYWLVPAMKNFGGLSLWESCGVLFLVTLILAFYFAVASSLALRVHERTGIPFFLSAAVFLMAGDFLRTWFPVNGFPWSMPAYSQGTFLSLFQWVDITGVYGLNILIYLVNGLLAEMIMAFRGRGEKDHLLNRFVVFALLGMISFFGNYGRQRGVENDISAGATVRIALVQGNIGQEMKWDPKKAMEHLRRYLSLSDRAVADGADLVIWPETAYPYTVDLSTLSSKPAFDREGLPVPILFGAVGEMPTADDEAPAPVAPPLIYNSAFLAERDARIRQAYHKQHLVPFGEYIPMKKWLTFARSLTTAVGDMTPGDKFILLETGPLKIGTLICYEDIFPDIARGFAKTGANLLVNLTNDAWYGDSSAQHQHLVFSQFRALETRRYLLRATNTGVTAVINPQGEVLYHLRPFTEDILLKGAALSDDKTLYIILGDFVGWGAAIFSVAVLFVSLFKGRTLEEE, encoded by the coding sequence GTGGCGATTGGCGCGATAATCATTACCGGCCTCCTGGGCATCGTCATCTACCCCACCGTGATTTTCGGATGGCATGCGCCTGAATTTGGTTATCTGGCGTGGATTTACCTGATCCCGCTGTTTATCGCGCTCTTTTCGCTTAAGGGAACAAAACGGTTTTTTGGTTCATTTGTTTCTGCGCTGATTTTCTATCTCGGCTCTCTCTACTGGCTCGTTCCCGCGATGAAAAATTTCGGCGGGTTGAGCCTCTGGGAATCATGCGGTGTTTTGTTTCTGGTCACGCTGATCCTTGCCTTCTATTTTGCCGTTGCCTCAAGCCTCGCCTTGAGAGTTCATGAACGGACGGGAATTCCTTTCTTTCTTTCGGCGGCTGTCTTTCTTATGGCCGGCGATTTTTTGCGGACCTGGTTTCCGGTGAACGGCTTTCCCTGGTCGATGCCGGCCTATTCCCAGGGAACCTTTTTGTCGCTCTTCCAATGGGTCGATATCACCGGGGTCTATGGCCTGAATATTCTGATCTATCTCGTCAACGGTCTTCTGGCCGAAATGATTATGGCCTTCCGTGGCCGGGGAGAAAAAGATCACCTGCTCAACCGTTTTGTGGTTTTTGCCCTTTTGGGGATGATTTCATTTTTTGGCAATTACGGACGGCAGAGGGGAGTGGAAAACGATATCTCGGCGGGGGCGACGGTTCGGATTGCCCTTGTTCAGGGGAACATCGGCCAAGAGATGAAGTGGGACCCGAAAAAAGCGATGGAGCATCTTCGGCGATACCTCTCGCTTTCCGATCGCGCCGTTGCCGACGGGGCGGACCTTGTCATATGGCCCGAGACCGCTTATCCTTACACGGTCGATCTTTCCACATTATCGTCAAAGCCGGCCTTCGACCGCGAAGGGTTGCCGGTTCCCATTCTTTTTGGGGCGGTCGGCGAAATGCCGACCGCGGACGACGAGGCGCCGGCGCCAGTGGCGCCGCCACTTATTTACAATTCCGCCTTCCTGGCCGAACGGGATGCCCGGATCCGGCAGGCTTATCACAAACAGCACCTTGTTCCCTTTGGGGAATATATCCCAATGAAAAAGTGGCTGACATTCGCCCGAAGCCTGACAACCGCCGTTGGAGACATGACGCCCGGCGACAAATTTATCCTTCTTGAAACGGGGCCGTTAAAAATCGGAACGCTCATCTGCTACGAGGATATCTTTCCCGACATTGCGCGCGGCTTTGCCAAAACCGGCGCCAACCTGTTGGTCAACCTCACCAACGACGCATGGTACGGCGACTCTTCGGCCCAGCATCAGCATCTGGTCTTTTCGCAGTTCCGGGCGCTGGAGACCCGTCGCTATCTCCTCCGGGCGACCAATACGGGGGTGACCGCCGTCATCAATCCGCAGGGGGAGGTGCTCTATCATCTCCGCCCTTTTACGGAAGATATTCTGCTTAAAGGGGCGGCCCTTTCAGATGATAAAACCCTTTATATCATCCTGGGGGATTTTGTCGGCTGGGGGGCGGCGATTTTTTCGGTTGCAGTTCTTTTTGTTTCTCTGTTTAAAGGACGGACGCTCGAGGAAGAATAA
- a CDS encoding response regulator, which produces MSCNPFTIYDMYVIILSSMPAQLDILVVDNNESIRLLLKDYLTSINRNVTVASTGEEAIMLVQKYKFGLIFMDNELPEHNGLQIAGLIWNKIDPGVPIVLFIADRDGAVAKQAHNEGFEVVGKPFSLPEIEEIVERKTKEANTD; this is translated from the coding sequence ATGTCATGCAATCCCTTTACTATCTACGACATGTATGTCATTATTTTATCTTCGATGCCGGCTCAACTCGACATCCTCGTCGTCGATAACAACGAATCAATCCGGTTACTTCTCAAAGACTATCTTACTTCCATTAACCGTAACGTCACTGTTGCCTCAACCGGCGAAGAGGCGATTATGCTGGTTCAAAAATATAAATTCGGCCTGATTTTTATGGATAATGAACTGCCCGAGCACAATGGCCTTCAAATCGCCGGGCTGATTTGGAACAAAATCGATCCCGGTGTCCCCATTGTGTTGTTTATCGCAGACAGAGACGGGGCCGTTGCAAAGCAGGCCCACAACGAAGGATTCGAGGTTGTCGGCAAACCATTCAGCCTGCCAGAGATTGAGGAGATCGTGGAAAGGAAAACAAAGGAGGCGAACACGGACTGA
- a CDS encoding adenylosuccinate lyase encodes MIPRYSRDQMSRIWEAENRLKIWLEIELLALEARVELGQVPREVIKAVRTKAKFNAERIEALEKDVRHDVIAFLTSVSEFVGPDARHLHHGMTSSDVLDTSLAVQLAQATDLLLKDIDRILSILKLRAYEFKNTLQMGRSHGIHGEPITFGLKLALWHEEMKRNRDRLLHARGEIAVGKISGVMGTFAHLDPAVEAYVCKKLNLKPDPVSTQIVQRDRHAYYFSVLAVIGATLDKIAVEIRHLQRTEVLEAEEFFSPGQKGSSAMPHKRNPVLSENISGLSRLLKGYAVTALENVPLWHERDISHSSAERVIAPDATIVLDFMLSRMSDILEKLVVYPQHMKKNMDLTRGLIFSQRVLLALTDKGCSRDEAYRLVQKHAMKVWVSEGDFLGELKSDPAITRHLPPEEIAPLFDANYYLKNVDVIFKRVFG; translated from the coding sequence ATGATTCCACGTTACAGTCGCGATCAGATGAGCCGTATCTGGGAGGCCGAAAACCGCTTGAAAATATGGCTGGAGATCGAGCTTTTGGCGTTGGAGGCGCGGGTGGAACTGGGTCAGGTGCCGCGCGAGGTGATCAAGGCGGTTCGGACCAAGGCCAAGTTCAATGCCGAGCGGATCGAGGCGCTCGAAAAGGATGTTCGGCACGATGTGATTGCCTTTCTCACTTCAGTATCCGAATTTGTGGGGCCGGATGCCCGGCATCTGCATCACGGCATGACCTCCTCCGACGTACTCGACACCTCCCTTGCCGTCCAGCTCGCACAGGCGACCGATCTGCTTTTGAAGGATATCGACCGGATTCTCTCCATTCTCAAGCTCCGTGCGTACGAATTCAAGAACACCCTGCAGATGGGGCGGTCGCACGGCATTCACGGCGAGCCGATCACCTTCGGGCTGAAGCTGGCCCTCTGGCACGAAGAGATGAAACGCAACCGAGACCGTCTGCTCCATGCGCGCGGTGAGATTGCCGTGGGCAAAATTTCGGGGGTGATGGGGACATTCGCCCATCTCGATCCCGCCGTCGAGGCCTACGTCTGCAAAAAGCTGAATCTGAAGCCCGATCCCGTTTCGACGCAGATTGTCCAGCGGGACCGCCATGCCTATTATTTCTCGGTCCTCGCCGTCATCGGCGCCACGCTGGACAAGATCGCCGTCGAAATCCGCCATCTCCAGCGGACCGAGGTGCTGGAGGCGGAGGAATTTTTCTCGCCGGGACAAAAGGGCTCCTCCGCCATGCCTCACAAGCGAAACCCCGTTTTGAGCGAAAATATTTCAGGACTTTCGCGTCTGCTGAAAGGGTATGCCGTGACCGCTCTGGAAAATGTCCCTTTATGGCACGAGCGCGACATCTCGCACAGCTCGGCGGAACGGGTGATCGCCCCCGATGCCACGATTGTACTCGATTTCATGCTTTCCCGCATGTCGGACATTCTGGAAAAACTGGTGGTCTATCCGCAACACATGAAAAAGAACATGGACTTGACGCGCGGCCTGATCTTTTCCCAGCGCGTCCTTTTGGCGCTGACCGACAAGGGATGCTCGCGCGACGAGGCGTATCGTCTGGTGCAAAAGCATGCGATGAAGGTCTGGGTGAGCGAGGGGGATTTTTTGGGGGAATTGAAGTCGGACCCCGCGATCACAAGACATCTGCCGCCGGAGGAGATCGCCCCGCTGTTTGATGCAAACTACTATTTGAAAAATGTGGATGTGATTTTTAAGCGGGTGTTTGGGTAA
- the purQ gene encoding phosphoribosylformylglycinamidine synthase subunit PurQ, protein MSKPKFGIVVFPGSNCDADSYHAVANVFGAEAVCLWHKETSLKNSDVVILPGGFSYGDYLRCGAIAKFSPIMAEIQNFARKGGRIIGICNGFQILVETGLLPGALIKNRDLKFICDWVDLTLVNNRTPFTAKGETGRVYRLPIAHGEGNYFIDDDGLKRLQDNGRIVFRYRENPNGSTDDIAGICSEAGNILGMMPHPERASESILGGEDGRFIFESLL, encoded by the coding sequence ATGAGTAAACCCAAATTTGGCATTGTCGTCTTCCCCGGCTCCAACTGCGATGCCGATTCGTACCACGCCGTTGCAAACGTTTTTGGTGCTGAAGCCGTTTGTCTCTGGCACAAGGAGACCTCGCTTAAAAATTCGGACGTCGTCATTCTCCCCGGCGGCTTTTCCTACGGCGACTATCTGCGGTGCGGCGCGATCGCCAAATTTTCGCCGATCATGGCCGAGATCCAAAACTTTGCCCGGAAGGGGGGGAGGATCATCGGTATCTGCAACGGGTTTCAGATACTGGTTGAAACGGGGTTGCTCCCCGGCGCCCTCATTAAAAACAGGGACCTCAAATTTATCTGTGATTGGGTGGATCTTACGCTTGTCAACAATCGGACGCCATTTACGGCCAAAGGGGAAACGGGCCGGGTCTACCGCCTGCCGATCGCCCACGGCGAAGGGAATTATTTTATCGATGACGACGGATTAAAGCGCCTTCAGGACAACGGCCGGATTGTTTTCCGCTACCGGGAGAACCCGAACGGCTCGACGGATGACATAGCGGGAATTTGCAGTGAAGCGGGCAATATTCTGGGAATGATGCCGCATCCGGAACGGGCCTCGGAGTCGATATTGGGTGGCGAGGATGGAAGGTTTATCTTTGAATCGCTCTTATGA
- a CDS encoding diguanylate cyclase, whose amino-acid sequence MPSAVQKILLLTTDPFVRQLVGSSIHSHPDWKHCRLEPIENLRKGLSEMTVAEHDMILIDAPSFEQSPLELLIQVRGLKRETPIVLFNRPGAEKTAINCLKHGADYYLPKNKNWEDELPHVMDSVLEERKQKNNLKWRLYQMEKENKKLRGMAAVDETTSFYSARHFQQLLSSEIHRANRYGLNLACLLLDVKAEKFSNAVYEKLGLLLRSAVRSSDIWGRLNGNRFAALLPHTSARQARQAVKRLDSEIAGAEFLADKTRIPVKVKWGMAGFSKDKVKNENDLLRMAEAALAKA is encoded by the coding sequence GTGCCATCGGCGGTCCAAAAAATCCTTCTCCTGACGACAGACCCTTTTGTAAGACAGTTGGTCGGCTCATCCATCCATTCGCATCCCGACTGGAAACATTGCCGGCTCGAGCCGATAGAGAATCTTCGCAAGGGGCTCTCCGAGATGACGGTGGCCGAGCACGACATGATTTTGATCGACGCCCCCTCTTTTGAACAATCGCCGCTGGAACTGCTTATTCAGGTGCGGGGGTTGAAGCGCGAAACGCCGATTGTCCTCTTCAACCGGCCTGGCGCGGAGAAAACCGCCATCAACTGCCTAAAGCACGGCGCCGACTATTATCTTCCCAAAAACAAAAACTGGGAGGACGAACTGCCGCATGTCATGGATTCGGTTTTGGAGGAGCGAAAGCAGAAAAACAATTTAAAATGGCGGCTCTATCAAATGGAAAAGGAAAACAAAAAACTCCGTGGCATGGCCGCCGTTGACGAGACAACCTCTTTTTACTCCGCCCGGCACTTTCAACAGCTGTTGTCCAGCGAGATCCATCGCGCCAACCGCTACGGCCTTAATCTGGCCTGCCTTTTGCTGGATGTGAAGGCGGAGAAATTCTCCAATGCCGTCTACGAAAAATTGGGGCTTCTTCTGCGGTCGGCCGTCCGCTCTTCGGACATCTGGGGGCGCCTAAACGGCAACCGTTTTGCCGCTCTTCTGCCGCACACCAGTGCCCGGCAGGCCCGCCAAGCCGTCAAGCGGCTCGACTCCGAAATCGCCGGCGCCGAATTCCTGGCGGACAAAACCCGCATCCCCGTAAAGGTCAAATGGGGGATGGCCGGTTTCAGCAAGGACAAGGTCAAAAACGAAAACGACCTTTTGCGGATGGCGGAGGCGGCTCTCGCTAAAGCATGA
- the ybeY gene encoding rRNA maturation RNase YbeY, producing MVVTLNNRHPRRRISRLYFEKRAKKILRHLEKPRAILDISFVTDREIRRLNRVYRGKNHPTDVLSFPMGEGNLLGDVVISLDTAARQAKEKKWPVKSEVLFLIIHGILHLIGYDHIKHRERVRMRKKEQILWRLAR from the coding sequence ATGGTGGTCACCCTCAACAACCGACACCCCCGCCGTCGAATATCGCGCCTCTATTTCGAAAAAAGGGCGAAAAAAATCCTTCGTCATCTTGAAAAACCCCGCGCCATTCTGGATATCAGCTTTGTGACCGACCGCGAAATCAGGCGGTTGAATCGGGTTTATCGTGGCAAAAACCACCCGACCGATGTATTGAGTTTTCCCATGGGAGAGGGGAATTTGTTGGGCGATGTGGTCATTTCGCTGGACACGGCGGCCCGACAGGCCAAAGAAAAAAAATGGCCGGTCAAGTCGGAGGTCCTTTTTTTGATTATCCACGGCATTCTGCATCTGATTGGATACGATCATATTAAACATCGTGAACGGGTCCGAATGCGTAAAAAGGAACAAATATTGTGGCGATTGGCGCGATAA
- a CDS encoding phosphoribosylaminoimidazolesuccinocarboxamide synthase yields MEKKEKLYEGKAKIIYATDDPDLLIAYFKDDATAFDNTKRGTIVGKGIINNAISSRLFEILAKNRVPNHFVEKLSDREMLIRKLEMLKLEVLVRNVVAGSLAKRMGMAEGTPLKRTVLEYCYKNDLLHDPQINEDHVLVFELCTDQELINIRNMALKVNDVLTPFFDALGIRLIDFKLEFGRFKGETCLGDEISPDSCRLWDKKTNEKLDKDRFRRDMGGIEEAYKTVLERVIKT; encoded by the coding sequence ATGGAAAAAAAAGAAAAACTCTACGAGGGAAAAGCAAAAATCATCTATGCCACCGACGATCCCGATCTGTTGATCGCTTATTTCAAGGATGACGCCACGGCGTTCGACAACACCAAGAGGGGGACAATCGTCGGCAAGGGGATTATCAACAACGCCATTTCATCGCGATTGTTTGAAATACTGGCCAAAAACCGCGTGCCGAACCATTTTGTCGAAAAACTCTCCGACCGCGAGATGCTGATCCGCAAACTGGAGATGCTCAAGCTCGAGGTGCTGGTCCGAAACGTCGTGGCCGGAAGCCTGGCCAAAAGGATGGGAATGGCCGAGGGGACGCCGCTCAAAAGGACGGTCCTCGAATACTGCTACAAAAACGACCTCCTTCACGACCCGCAGATCAACGAGGACCATGTTCTTGTCTTTGAGCTTTGCACCGATCAGGAATTGATCAACATCCGGAACATGGCGCTCAAGGTCAACGACGTGCTGACTCCCTTCTTTGATGCGCTGGGGATCCGCCTGATCGACTTCAAGCTGGAGTTCGGCAGATTCAAGGGGGAGACCTGTCTGGGAGACGAGATCAGCCCCGACAGTTGCAGGCTGTGGGACAAAAAGACAAACGAAAAGCTCGATAAAGACCGTTTTCGCAGAGACATGGGGGGAATTGAAGAGGCGTATAAGACGGTTTTGGAGCGGGTGATAAAGACATGA
- a CDS encoding helix-turn-helix transcriptional regulator, with the protein MSRRKQTVAKRGITRESVYFDEFNRFAKKVREKICRLRLEKGLTQEAMQEYELNLRQFQRIERGDTRNITLAYLFRLAEAFGLKPSQLLDV; encoded by the coding sequence GTGTCACGAAGAAAACAAACGGTAGCGAAGAGGGGAATCACACGGGAGAGTGTTTACTTTGATGAATTCAACCGTTTTGCGAAAAAGGTGCGAGAGAAGATCTGCCGTTTGAGGTTGGAGAAAGGGCTCACCCAAGAGGCAATGCAGGAATACGAGTTGAATCTCCGTCAGTTCCAGCGGATCGAGAGAGGCGACACGCGAAATATCACGCTTGCCTACCTGTTTCGTCTTGCCGAGGCCTTCGGCTTAAAACCCTCACAGTTGCTCGATGTTTAA